The genomic interval ACACCTACCACTGGCACATCTCCGTGACCGAGAAGGTAAGAGACCCTCGTGCTCAGGGGGACGGGGCACAGACAGCTCTGGCCCAGGCGGCAGGGCCACTGTGAGGAGAGACCCTCCCGGACCTTTGCTGGAGctctctgtgctccagggaCTCCGGGAAGGGACCCTGACACACCTGCAGAGTCACTGCTCGGTTTCAATCTGTCCAGGCTTTCCAAACTGAGAGCGACAGAAACCGCGCCTGTATCAAAAGGATCATGTCCTACATCAACACTCTCCAGAAGGAGCTGGATAACACAAAGATCTAGGATCCTGTGGAATAGGGCTGGGCAGCTGGGGGCACACAGGACAGCCCCCAGCGGGAACAGCTGCCTCTATGCCCGAGCTGCCTGGGACGTTTCCAACCAAAAGCACATTTCTTCCATCCCACCATAAACCGCAAATAAAAGCTACTTCTTGACTCTGGAAAAGCATCTGAAGCTCTGTCTCTTCCATCATGTTGGCACGAAGCCCGTACAGGCAGCTCAGACCTGGTCACAGGGGGTTATGGATCAGCTGTGAGCTGATTGAACCAAATCATCGTAGCATATCATGCCTGAAAGCTTCGGTACCTGCAAGCACAGTGGCAGGAACCTGTGAGCCGCAGGCACgaggcagcagctcaggagaggAGCGCTCTCCATCAAACCACCCCCGAGATAACAGCAGGTTTCCAGCTCAGCAGGCACAAGGCTGGCGGGGGCTCCGCATGCCTGGGAGCCTCATCTTCCCACCGCCTCTCGCAAGCGGCTTTTCTGCAGCgtgagcagagcagcccccagcCAGCAGGAAGGGAAATCAATGGTTCCACAGGAGCTCACGCGCCACCGCTCGCGACAGCCAAGCGAGGAGTCATTAATTCCCCTCCTTGCTCGGTGACAGCCGCTGCCACGCTCGCTTCTGGACAGCTTCTGAGGAACGGTGCTGGCCGGGGCGGCgctgctccaggcaggcagCAAGGAGAAGGTGGGAAGGTTAAACGAGAGGGTGGCTGCCTATGCACACCAGGGAGGGAGCGGGTCTCTCAGAAAACCCCGTGGCTGGTGCTGCCTGTCAAACACTGATTTATTTCATCCTGCTCCGCGCTTCTGAAAATGGCTGGAGCCCAGGTTGCCCTCCTCTTGCTCCAGGACTGCACAGTTGTTTCCTTGCTATCTCCTCAGCTGCATGGAGAGGCTGGCACAGTAGTTAAGTGTGTGCTCCGCTCCATGATTTTAAATGCCTGGAGCTATCCCAACACCTGCCCGGAGTCAGGCAGCTCAGGACCCACCCCATGGTTTGGTgatttaaacaaagaaacacacagCTTTTGGTACCTCGCAGGGGCGAGCCTTTAATGGAACACAGAGACCCTGGTGTTACAGGCAGGCACGCCGAGGGATGAACAACAGATGCAGTGGAGTCTGTTTTCAGATTTCCATAACAAGTGTGTGTCAGGAGCTGGCAGCTATGAAGACATGTGGCATATGCTGGGTATGTCTGTGCCGTGCCCTGCCCAGGAAGCTGTTTCTTCCACAGGAGCTCCTCAGATGAGTTACAGACGCCAGGAAtggatggagctgctgccctggggaagcTCACCTTGACCTTTCCTCCTTGTGGGCTCAAACTGCTGGCACTGCACTGCAGCAGGCAGGCCGAGTGAGGAATTGCCCACAAAGTCATAGCACGTGAGGTTGATCCCAGGGAAAACAGGATGGCAGGAGTGCTGGCCTACCATCCACTGGGTCAGGCCAGCAATTCCCAGGTGGGAATTTtcccctgtgcccagcccagctgcctcagTCCTGCAACAGCTTGTGTTTTACAGTCGAGCTCTCTGAACAGAGGTGAACAAAGAGAGTCCCAGCTGCCGTGCGGGCACGGAGCTCGCACAGGTCGTAGTCGTGGGCCCACTCCACCTTGCCCCAGCGCCGAATCTGAAGGAGAGGGGGAACATGGACTAtactcagagctgctcagcaacTTTCAGCCTGTGTCAAGCACAGGTAACCCCCCCGAAACGTTCTGATCATCGACTGCTGGGTTAAGGACATCTCCAGATGAGGACATGCTCCATCTGTACTGGGGTCTGAGGCAAAGCCTCTTGAAAGGATGATGAAAAGATTCCCAACTTCAGCCACttttggggaaaggaaagctTCACACCAGGCTAATTTCCAGCAAGCTTGGTAGCTTGGCATCTACCAAGGCCTCCAGGCTGGATAACCCACAGCAAGAGAAGCCAGCCACAACTTTGCACTTCAGAttagagagggagaaaagcagcCATCTGGgttctgtgaaaagaaactggcagccctgggagcacTCTGGGTTGTTGTGCCCATGGTgttgctctgcagcagcacactcCAAACGCTCTCAGACGTGGAGACTGGTGGAGTGGAACGTCTCCTGCTATAGCAGGCACTTCCCTTGGCAGTTATTTGTGGTGGGGGATGCATTTGTCATGCTGAGATTATTGCTATTTGAATTATAGGGCTGTTTTGTGACATAATTTACCTGGTATTCTTCCTCCAGGCGAGACAGAAGCACAGCTTTCTCTACTGTAATGTGCCTGTCAATCAGGCCCATGGACAGGATCAGCGATTTCAGCTGGGTGATTACAAATTCTATACCTGGAAGGGAAtaacccaaaacaaacaggattcatgcctgttttctgcagctttaCAGCACCATCTTCACACACTCTGAAGAGGCAGAGAGGGTGTGATAACCCCTCAAGGAGGGCCAGTGATCCTCCCACTTGCACCTGGACACTCAGATCTGTTGTTtaacagcaggcacagagcacTGTGCTGGCCCTGCCACCACAGTGACAAAGGCCATGCCCTGGACACCACCTCCTTTTAGTCTGCCACAatccctcctccctgtgcaAAGGGAAGAGATATCCATCCAGGCCTGAGCATTCTGTGTCTTTTGTGGGTTTCACTGCCTGCTGCTCATTCAGGTCCTGAGCAGAGCAAACATCACTtcatttctttatcttttaGGTGTCATTCAGCAGGTTCAGGCAAGAACAAGCAGGTTATAAGGATGAAAAAATGAGGACAGTGCACAGTGTGGGCACTTTGGAGTACTAAGccccatttcttttcctggtaACAAAGCTGGGGATTAAATAATTAGAAGGTTTGGCATTAAAGAAGTTATTTGTGCTAAGGGAGCAACCAGCTTATGGGACAGCACGGTCAGACCCTGAACGCCAGTGGCACTGGGGAGACTCCCTGCCCGTGACAAACACAGCTCAGGGCCTGGCCTGCAGATTTAAAACATAAACCTCCACACTCTAAGCAGGAGAAGAGAAACATTATGGACGCTCCCTGCCCTGTGGAGAGGAACCACCTCCTCAGTGGCCCAGGCTGAGCCAACAGCTCCCGGCCCAGCCTCACTCACCTTGCAGGGCCCACATGTTGTAGGATGCCAGATGGCTGATGAAGGTCTCCTTGGTGCTGGCTGGGATGTTGGGCCCCAGGATGCTGGTTGAGGAGCCAATTGTCACGTTGTACCTGGAATGACACCCAAGCCCTTGGAAAAGCCCAGGGCTCGTGGAGCTGTGGCTTTGGCAGCCACAAGCACCAGAGCTCCTGGGCTCAGCAAGGCAGGGCATAATCAGACAAAAACACCTTTGAGCTCTTACCTTTTCTCAGCCCAGTCAACCACTGGATCCCATTCGTTCTTTTGCAGCTCTGCCAAGGCTGGAGGCTCCTCCACACGATAGCTGGGACAAAACCACACTGAATGGTCACTCCCAGGCTGGGACACACCTCTGGGAAGGACACTGACCCCACCAGACCACAGCAAGAGCAGCAAGGGCCTGCTGTCCACCCAGGTAGCAGTGACTGGGAACAATTCCCCCACTCTTCCCTAAATTTGGAGCTTTTTGTTGTTCCAGGAAGGACAATTCTATATTACTACAAAACAGAGCAATGAACTGGCCAAGTGAAAATTGCAGGTAGCCCCAAGCCACAAGATGCAGTGAGGTTTAGCAGTTAGAGGAGGGGACAAATCCCACTGGAACTCTGTGTGGGGCCACTCATGCCTCTCCTTGCCCAGCAGCTCAGTTCAgtgttccctgctcccagtctGACCAAAGCCATGGGGGAGGCCCAGGGGcctgtttccctctccctccaggagctgtgcagctgcCAGTGGAGTCTGGGACTGTGAGACAGGAGCTTGGGCATGAACAGCTTGGGCATGAACAAGCCCACAAGGACTTTAAGGAATGAAGGGCCTTTTCCTACTGGTACAAGTAGTCTGAGGTGTCTGTACTGGCACAG from Chiroxiphia lanceolata isolate bChiLan1 chromosome 16, bChiLan1.pri, whole genome shotgun sequence carries:
- the ATPAF2 gene encoding ATP synthase mitochondrial F1 complex assembly factor 2; translated protein: MWRGCRRLLWDRSLPIWFPRLPSAAAGSGPAGPCGRRAYAPPGERKRFYQNVSISQGEGGFEINLDHRKLKTPQAKLFTVPSEALAIAVATEWDSQKDTIKFYTMHLTTLCNTALDNPTQRNKTQLIRAAVKFLETDTLCYRVEEPPALAELQKNEWDPVVDWAEKRYNVTIGSSTSILGPNIPASTKETFISHLASYNMWALQGIEFVITQLKSLILSMGLIDRHITVEKAVLLSRLEEEYQIRRWGKVEWAHDYDLCELRARTAAGTLFVHLCSESSTVKHKLLQD